A single window of Ignavibacteriota bacterium DNA harbors:
- the xdh gene encoding selenium-dependent xanthine dehydrogenase → MKFTLNGKQKEYSGDPELSLLKYLRNIEEIISLKDGCSPQASCGACTVELNGKAVLACAIPMKKIEAGNVYTVEGIENKIQEIFANAFSERGGLQCGFCTPGIVMQTKVLLKNNSDPSDEEIRNALTPNLCRCTGYTKIIDSIKYAAKAIRENKTIPKPKSDGKVGSRHPKYGSTELTLGKALFVDDMKFDGMVFGSLKFSDHPRSIIKNINYSNVLNTQGVCKVLTAKDIPGSRNTGLIINDWPMMIDIGEETRYVGDVLAIVIAETQTVARNAVKSIEVDYDILEPLTDMEKALDKDAPLIHSTGNLLSETIIQRGNLDEARINSKYISSGIYNTQMIEHAFMEPESAIALNTNEGITIYSQGQGVYEDRSQIAKVLNLPEDKVRVILVPNGGGFGGKEDLSVQHHAALCSYLLKRPVKITLTRDESILMHPKRHPLRMNYEVGCNKDGKLTFINVDILGDTGAYASVRMKVLERAAGHSTGAYTIPNANIISRAVYTNNLPCGAMRGFGVNQVTFAIESCIDELCEKGGFDRWQFRYDNAIKNGDQTSTGQIIRNGSGVRETLLAVKEIFKNSKFAGIACGIKNTGIGNGMPDEGIVKIDIVAKDKIILHHGWTEMGQGVNTMAVQFLVDEIGIDPNIIIVDVDTFFEARSGMTTASRATSIIGNSIKEACKELKNDLQSNKIENLIGKTYSGQWICNWTTKPEDKTGEIITHYSYSYATQVVILNDNGEIEKVVAAHDAGKIINPTLFEGQIEGSVHMGLGYAISEEIELEKGRPKSTHLRKMGVLRAKNTPQIEVIGIEVNDPNGPHGAKGVGEIGLVPTAAAVANAFYQYDKTRYYRLPIKKRNRK, encoded by the coding sequence ATGAAATTTACATTAAACGGAAAACAAAAAGAATATTCCGGCGATCCGGAATTATCACTTTTAAAATACCTTCGTAATATTGAAGAAATTATTTCGCTCAAAGATGGATGTTCTCCTCAAGCATCATGCGGCGCGTGTACGGTTGAATTAAACGGAAAGGCGGTACTTGCATGCGCAATTCCAATGAAGAAGATTGAAGCTGGAAATGTATATACAGTAGAAGGCATCGAAAATAAAATACAGGAAATTTTTGCTAATGCTTTTTCAGAAAGAGGAGGATTGCAATGCGGATTTTGCACTCCGGGAATTGTAATGCAGACAAAAGTTTTATTGAAAAATAATTCGGATCCAAGTGATGAAGAAATTAGAAATGCCTTAACTCCAAATTTATGCAGATGCACCGGTTATACGAAAATTATAGATTCAATTAAATATGCTGCCAAAGCAATTAGAGAAAACAAAACAATTCCCAAACCCAAATCAGATGGAAAAGTTGGTTCGCGTCATCCTAAATACGGCTCTACAGAATTAACACTTGGTAAGGCGCTTTTTGTAGATGATATGAAATTCGACGGAATGGTTTTCGGGTCATTGAAATTCAGCGATCACCCAAGGTCTATAATTAAAAATATTAATTACAGTAATGTTTTAAATACTCAAGGAGTCTGCAAGGTATTAACGGCAAAAGATATTCCAGGTTCTAGAAATACTGGCTTAATAATAAATGATTGGCCGATGATGATTGATATTGGCGAAGAGACAAGATATGTTGGAGATGTTTTAGCTATTGTTATAGCGGAAACACAAACGGTTGCACGGAATGCAGTAAAATCAATTGAAGTTGATTATGATATTTTGGAACCGTTGACTGATATGGAAAAAGCGCTTGATAAAGACGCACCATTAATTCATTCAACTGGAAACTTACTATCGGAAACAATTATACAGCGTGGAAACTTAGATGAGGCAAGGATAAACTCAAAATATATTTCGTCCGGCATTTACAATACACAAATGATAGAACATGCGTTTATGGAACCGGAATCTGCTATTGCTCTTAATACTAATGAGGGAATTACAATCTATTCTCAAGGCCAAGGCGTTTACGAAGACAGATCGCAAATAGCTAAAGTGCTGAATTTACCGGAAGATAAAGTAAGAGTAATTCTTGTTCCTAATGGCGGAGGTTTTGGCGGTAAAGAAGATCTATCCGTTCAGCATCACGCTGCATTGTGCTCTTATCTTCTAAAAAGACCAGTTAAGATAACACTCACAAGAGATGAATCTATTTTAATGCATCCTAAACGTCATCCACTTAGAATGAATTATGAAGTTGGATGCAATAAAGACGGAAAATTAACTTTTATAAACGTAGATATACTTGGCGACACAGGAGCTTATGCCTCAGTTAGAATGAAAGTATTGGAAAGAGCTGCGGGACATTCAACCGGAGCCTATACAATTCCCAACGCTAATATTATTAGCAGAGCAGTTTATACTAATAATTTACCATGCGGCGCTATGCGCGGATTTGGAGTAAACCAAGTTACTTTTGCTATTGAAAGCTGCATAGATGAGCTTTGCGAAAAAGGCGGATTTGATAGATGGCAGTTTAGATATGACAATGCAATTAAAAATGGAGATCAAACTTCAACAGGACAAATAATTCGCAATGGGTCCGGAGTAAGAGAAACACTACTTGCTGTTAAAGAAATATTTAAGAATTCTAAATTTGCCGGTATTGCATGCGGTATTAAAAATACCGGAATTGGCAATGGAATGCCGGATGAAGGAATTGTTAAAATCGATATCGTCGCAAAAGATAAAATTATTCTGCATCACGGTTGGACTGAAATGGGTCAAGGTGTGAACACTATGGCGGTTCAATTCTTGGTTGATGAAATAGGAATTGATCCAAATATAATCATAGTAGATGTTGATACTTTTTTTGAAGCAAGATCAGGAATGACAACAGCTTCAAGAGCAACATCAATTATTGGGAATTCAATTAAAGAAGCTTGTAAAGAACTTAAAAATGATTTACAAAGTAATAAAATTGAAAATCTTATCGGTAAAACATATTCCGGTCAGTGGATATGCAATTGGACAACAAAACCTGAAGATAAGACTGGTGAAATAATAACTCATTACTCATATAGTTATGCAACACAAGTTGTAATATTAAATGATAATGGTGAAATTGAAAAAGTTGTTGCCGCACATGATGCAGGTAAAATTATAAATCCTACTTTGTTTGAAGGACAAATTGAAGGTTCGGTTCACATGGGACTTGGATACGCCATATCAGAAGAAATTGAATTGGAAAAAGGAAGACCCAAAAGTACTCATTTGAGAAAAATGGGAGTTCTTAGAGCTAAAAACACACCTCAAATTGAAGTGATTGGAATTGAGGTAAATGATCCAAATGGTCCGCATGGCGCAAAAGGAGTTGGAGAAATTGGATTAGTCCCAACAGCTGCCGCTGTTGCCAATGCTTTTTATCAGTATGACAAGACACGTTATTACAGACTTCCAATAAAGAAAAGAAACAGAAAATAA
- a CDS encoding adenosine deaminase, with translation MSSFDLNEFIINMPKAELHLHIEGSFEPELMFAIAERNKLKIKYNSVDELKSAYKFNNLQEFLDIYYAGANVLLSEEDFYDLTLAYFEKINSQNVIHTEIMFDPQTHTDRGVEFETVINGIKNAQDTAKQKYGITSKLIMSFLRHLDEDSAFNTLEQSLPYKNLITAVGLDSSEIGNPPSKFKNVFKEAKIAGYKAVAHAGEEGPAEYVWDAINNLSVSRIDHGNRSLDDDNLVNDLVKNKMPLTVCPLSNIKLCNVDKIENHPIKIMLSKGLNSTVNSDDPAYFGGYINENYIAVTKALDLTKDDLYQLAQNSFNSSFISNEEKENYIRKLNLYFENSK, from the coding sequence TTGAGTTCATTCGATTTAAACGAGTTTATCATTAACATGCCTAAGGCAGAATTACATTTACATATAGAAGGTTCCTTTGAACCGGAACTAATGTTTGCGATTGCTGAACGAAACAAATTGAAAATAAAATATAATTCCGTTGATGAATTGAAATCAGCCTATAAGTTCAATAATCTTCAAGAATTTTTAGATATTTATTATGCGGGCGCTAATGTACTTTTAAGTGAAGAAGATTTTTATGATCTCACATTAGCATATTTCGAAAAGATAAATTCCCAAAATGTTATTCATACAGAGATTATGTTTGATCCGCAAACTCATACTGATAGAGGTGTTGAATTTGAAACAGTTATAAATGGAATTAAAAATGCTCAGGATACGGCAAAACAAAAATATGGAATCACGTCAAAATTAATTATGAGCTTTCTTCGTCATTTAGATGAAGATTCTGCATTTAATACATTAGAACAATCACTGCCCTACAAAAATTTAATTACCGCAGTTGGTTTGGATTCTTCCGAAATTGGAAATCCGCCTTCTAAATTTAAAAATGTTTTTAAAGAAGCAAAAATAGCAGGATATAAAGCAGTTGCTCACGCCGGTGAGGAAGGTCCCGCTGAATATGTTTGGGACGCAATAAATAATTTATCTGTTTCACGAATAGACCATGGTAATAGATCTTTAGACGATGATAATTTAGTAAACGATTTAGTCAAAAATAAAATGCCGCTGACAGTTTGTCCGTTATCAAATATAAAATTATGCAATGTAGATAAAATTGAAAATCATCCCATAAAAATAATGCTGAGTAAAGGATTAAACTCGACTGTTAATTCAGATGATCCTGCATATTTCGGCGGTTATATAAATGAGAACTATATTGCAGTTACAAAAGCGCTGGATTTAACTAAAGACGATCTTTATCAGCTTGCACAAAATTCATTTAATTCTTCATTCATATCAAATGAAGAAAAAGAGAATTATATACGGAAACTAAATTTATATTTTGAGAATTCTAAATGA
- a CDS encoding TIGR01777 family protein, translating into MSKILITGASGLIGRAISKFLIENNYELVKLSRFNKNNPNNVFFWDIEKQIIEDGALDNLDHIIHLAGAGIGDKRWTQKRKNEIIESRVKSAELLYTNISKLTRKPKTFISASAIGYYGAKTTDKILNEDDSPADDFQGEVCKLWESSSKQFERLGLRTVQLRFGVVLSQKGGALEKMLIPVKLGIGSPLGSGSQFIPWIHIKDVINIILYCIENEKINGAYNIVSPSFITNKQFLLIIAEVLNRPFIMPKVPSTLLKLLLGQMSELVLEGSRISPQKIIDAGYKFSFADTKKAIENLLNSDQ; encoded by the coding sequence ATGAGTAAAATTTTAATTACCGGCGCATCCGGTTTGATCGGAAGAGCAATTTCAAAATTTCTCATAGAAAATAATTACGAATTAGTTAAGCTGTCGCGCTTCAATAAAAATAATCCGAATAATGTTTTTTTCTGGGATATCGAAAAACAGATTATTGAAGATGGCGCTTTGGATAATTTAGATCATATTATTCATTTAGCAGGCGCGGGAATTGGTGACAAAAGATGGACTCAAAAAAGGAAAAACGAGATTATTGAAAGTCGAGTTAAATCCGCAGAATTGCTTTATACAAATATTTCTAAGTTAACTCGCAAACCCAAAACTTTTATTTCTGCATCTGCAATTGGGTATTATGGAGCAAAAACTACAGATAAAATATTAAATGAAGACGATAGCCCCGCTGATGATTTCCAAGGAGAAGTCTGCAAATTGTGGGAATCTTCTTCTAAACAATTTGAAAGATTAGGATTAAGAACAGTTCAATTAAGGTTTGGAGTAGTACTTTCACAAAAAGGCGGCGCGTTAGAAAAAATGTTAATTCCGGTTAAATTAGGAATTGGTTCTCCATTGGGAAGCGGTAGTCAATTTATTCCGTGGATTCATATAAAAGATGTGATTAATATAATTTTATATTGTATTGAAAATGAAAAAATCAATGGAGCTTATAATATTGTATCTCCCTCTTTTATTACTAATAAACAATTTTTACTTATAATTGCAGAGGTTTTAAATCGGCCGTTTATTATGCCTAAAGTTCCTTCAACTTTATTAAAGTTATTACTTGGACAAATGTCTGAACTTGTTCTAGAAGGAAGCAGAATTTCTCCGCAAAAAATTATTGATGCTGGATATAAATTTTCATTTGCAGATACAAAAAAAGCTATTGAAAATCTTCTAAATTCGGATCAATAA
- a CDS encoding Ig-like domain-containing protein: MKINLNKRIVFLYFILSTLIAAQDFTDIRIYINPGHGGHDSDDRYISTTGFWESDGNLAKGLHLKAILDSLNATTRISRSTNNTSDDLPLSVIVADANNFDADYFQSIHSNAGFTGSSNYTLILFQGLDNSPTYPEAKTMGSYLADEIYKAHRTSTKYNRGDADFYGTGQPYLGVLKGLTMPGTLSEGSFHDYIPESYRLRNDAYTKHEAWAITKAFVKYFNLGQMQYGEIAGCVRDAFQTVDYSYINGTKDKYKPANLVKAILLPDSIVYNGDSFNNGFYLFDKVNQGNYQLIVEAENYQKDTFNVVVENGKTTFLDPSLIEAPNYSAPVIQNRKPQETENVRLDSKIILDFNVKMDKANTQFAFKISPSVQGTFSWENNDKRLIFTPTNYLAGGIVYTVSLSIFAKSYYGTLIQEPFQFSFTTRSGMKLVNSYPIQNSENISRTVKIILKFDGELNVNTLGGNIFFQDENNNDIDLVVVEVNNEIGVLTFEPINALEPNAKYQIKIFKGLSDTEGSNLISDSTIFFTTENSNQIEGNILSDFEQIENWSQPNLNENSHGIDLSYTKFQITKNKFISASNSGNLKYKFISDSLGICQVKNISSNLNVDLKNNLGIWIFGDLSFNNVQLWFSDADNNLLKFDVGILDWTGWKYKILNISDQMNLKFNSIVIEQIKNAGTSGEIYFDDILYDVITEIKNENINLPENFVLRQNYPNPFNPITTIEYSVPIINKYESSNEVNPNSTNVQLFIYDILGRKVETLIKQKQKPGNYKLTWDAANYSSGVYYYKLQIGDLISIKKMILMK, from the coding sequence ATGAAAATAAATTTAAATAAGCGCATAGTTTTTCTTTACTTTATTTTAAGCACTCTTATTGCAGCACAAGATTTTACGGATATAAGAATTTATATAAATCCGGGTCATGGCGGACATGATTCCGATGACAGGTATATAAGTACAACCGGATTTTGGGAGAGCGATGGAAACTTGGCAAAAGGTTTACATTTAAAAGCAATACTCGATTCATTAAACGCGACAACCAGGATCAGCAGATCAACAAATAATACGTCAGATGATCTGCCGCTTTCGGTTATAGTAGCTGACGCAAATAATTTTGACGCGGATTATTTTCAATCCATCCATAGCAATGCGGGTTTTACCGGTTCATCAAATTATACTTTAATTTTATTTCAAGGTTTGGATAATTCTCCTACATATCCAGAAGCCAAAACGATGGGCAGTTATCTTGCCGATGAAATCTATAAAGCGCATAGAACATCTACAAAATATAATAGAGGAGACGCTGATTTTTATGGAACAGGACAGCCATATTTAGGCGTATTAAAGGGATTGACAATGCCCGGAACATTATCGGAAGGTTCATTTCATGATTATATTCCAGAATCTTATAGATTAAGAAATGATGCCTATACAAAGCATGAAGCTTGGGCAATTACAAAAGCTTTTGTAAAATATTTTAATCTTGGACAAATGCAATACGGCGAAATTGCGGGCTGCGTTAGAGATGCGTTTCAAACGGTTGATTATTCTTATATCAATGGCACAAAAGATAAATATAAACCTGCAAATTTAGTTAAAGCAATTCTTCTGCCTGATAGTATTGTCTATAACGGTGATTCCTTTAATAATGGATTTTATTTATTCGATAAAGTCAATCAAGGAAATTATCAACTAATTGTAGAAGCTGAAAACTATCAAAAAGATACGTTTAATGTGGTAGTTGAAAATGGTAAAACGACATTTCTTGATCCAAGTTTAATAGAAGCACCGAATTATTCCGCGCCTGTTATACAAAACAGAAAACCGCAGGAAACAGAAAATGTAAGGCTTGATTCAAAAATTATTTTAGATTTTAATGTGAAAATGGATAAGGCCAATACGCAATTTGCTTTTAAAATATCACCAAGTGTACAAGGAACATTTTCATGGGAAAATAATGATAAGCGATTAATTTTTACTCCGACAAATTATTTAGCCGGAGGAATCGTATATACGGTTAGCCTAAGCATTTTTGCAAAAAGTTATTACGGAACTTTAATTCAAGAACCATTTCAATTTTCGTTTACTACAAGAAGTGGAATGAAATTAGTGAATTCTTACCCTATTCAAAATTCTGAAAATATAAGTCGAACTGTAAAAATTATATTGAAATTCGATGGAGAGCTGAATGTAAATACTTTAGGCGGAAATATATTTTTCCAAGATGAAAATAATAATGATATCGATTTAGTTGTTGTCGAAGTAAATAATGAAATCGGTGTGCTTACTTTTGAACCAATAAATGCACTTGAACCAAACGCCAAATATCAAATAAAAATATTCAAAGGATTAAGCGATACAGAAGGTTCAAATTTAATTTCAGATTCAACAATATTTTTTACGACTGAAAATTCGAACCAAATTGAAGGAAATATTCTATCTGATTTTGAACAAATCGAAAATTGGTCGCAGCCTAATCTTAATGAAAATTCTCATGGTATAGATTTAAGTTACACAAAATTTCAAATTACTAAAAACAAGTTTATTTCTGCATCAAACTCGGGAAATTTAAAATACAAATTTATATCTGATTCATTGGGAATATGTCAAGTAAAAAATATTAGCTCAAACTTAAACGTTGATTTAAAAAATAATTTAGGCATATGGATTTTTGGTGATTTAAGTTTTAATAATGTTCAATTATGGTTCAGCGACGCGGACAACAATTTACTCAAATTTGATGTAGGCATATTAGATTGGACCGGCTGGAAATACAAAATTTTAAATATTTCCGACCAAATGAATTTAAAATTTAACAGCATTGTAATTGAACAAATTAAAAATGCAGGAACAAGCGGAGAAATATATTTTGATGATATTTTGTATGACGTAATTACGGAAATTAAAAATGAAAATATAAATTTACCGGAGAATTTCGTTTTGCGGCAAAATTATCCAAATCCGTTTAATCCAATTACAACAATAGAATATAGTGTCCCGATTATAAATAAATATGAATCTTCAAATGAAGTAAATCCAAATTCAACAAATGTTCAATTATTTATTTATGATATCTTAGGGCGTAAAGTAGAAACACTAATAAAACAGAAACAAAAGCCGGGCAATTATAAATTAACTTGGGATGCGGCAAATTATTCAAGCGGAGTTTACTATTATAAATTGCAAATCGGCGATTTAATTTCAATAAAAAAAATGATTTTGATGAAATAA
- a CDS encoding T9SS type A sorting domain-containing protein produces the protein MKLKTLLLLFLLSSIIFSQSHKSIHQLDQEKYSKNIPENSKSLSKNNSSEAIIPINKNKTKNLSKAVFGYFPDWEYDSDAQQNFNYDLLSHIAIFDFKLSSNGSISDPSSWPWTDFINKSHENGIKLIMAVTNFNISAADLHNVLTSSITKWIFMNAVKSKIKNYSLDGVNIDFEAINTADRGDVLNAFMQELTDTVHAISPDLEVSFAAPAVNWGGWNLTNLAKSCDYLFVMGYDFYGSWSTTTGPTAPLVGGSYNVTNTLTVQYATVTAFYPEKIILGVPYYGPSWQTSTLKEGSSVVKFIESLRFKNAQPLAENYGIKWSTAFKNSWYSYSQSSSNYQVWFDNDSSLALKFDLAIAKKLKGVGMWALGYDGSRPELWNLIERKFSIPVAINEEKIVSNFNLYQNYPNPFNPVTKIKFSIPSNKSNQIIFTKLIVYDILGNQIETLVDENKSPGNYEVDFNASRLSSGVYFYKLFFTDKSISKKMLILK, from the coding sequence ATGAAACTTAAAACTTTACTTTTACTCTTTTTATTGTCCTCAATTATTTTTTCCCAGTCGCATAAAAGCATTCATCAGCTTGATCAAGAAAAATATTCTAAAAATATTCCAGAAAATTCAAAAAGTCTAAGTAAAAATAATTCTTCCGAAGCCATAATTCCAATTAATAAAAATAAAACAAAAAATTTAAGTAAAGCTGTTTTTGGTTATTTCCCTGACTGGGAATATGACTCAGACGCACAGCAAAATTTTAATTATGATCTTTTAAGTCATATTGCAATTTTTGATTTTAAACTTTCTTCAAATGGATCAATTAGTGATCCATCAAGTTGGCCGTGGACTGATTTTATAAACAAATCACATGAAAATGGAATTAAATTGATAATGGCAGTAACTAATTTTAACATCAGCGCTGCCGATTTGCACAATGTTTTAACTAGCTCTATTACAAAATGGATTTTTATGAATGCTGTTAAATCGAAAATTAAAAATTATAGTTTGGACGGAGTTAATATTGATTTTGAGGCAATAAATACTGCTGATAGAGGAGACGTGTTAAACGCATTTATGCAGGAACTAACAGATACAGTGCATGCAATTTCACCTGATTTGGAAGTTTCATTTGCGGCACCTGCCGTAAATTGGGGAGGCTGGAATTTAACAAATCTGGCGAAGAGCTGTGATTATCTATTTGTAATGGGATATGATTTTTATGGAAGTTGGAGTACAACAACGGGACCAACTGCGCCATTAGTTGGAGGCAGCTATAATGTAACAAATACTTTAACGGTTCAATATGCAACTGTTACTGCATTTTATCCTGAAAAAATTATTTTAGGTGTTCCTTATTATGGACCAAGCTGGCAAACCTCAACTTTGAAAGAAGGATCATCTGTTGTAAAATTTATTGAATCTTTAAGATTTAAAAATGCTCAGCCTTTAGCAGAGAATTATGGAATTAAATGGTCAACAGCATTTAAAAATTCATGGTATAGTTATTCGCAAAGTTCAAGTAATTATCAAGTTTGGTTTGATAATGATTCCAGTCTTGCGTTAAAATTTGATTTGGCAATTGCTAAAAAGTTAAAGGGAGTTGGAATGTGGGCTTTGGGATATGACGGCTCCAGACCCGAGCTTTGGAATTTAATTGAAAGAAAATTCAGCATTCCAGTTGCGATAAATGAAGAAAAAATAGTAAGTAATTTTAACTTATATCAAAATTATCCTAATCCATTTAATCCGGTAACGAAAATTAAATTTTCAATTCCTTCTAATAAATCAAATCAAATTATTTTTACGAAACTAATTGTTTATGATATTTTAGGAAATCAAATTGAAACTTTAGTTGATGAAAATAAATCACCCGGAAATTATGAAGTTGATTTTAATGCTTCGCGGTTATCCAGCGGCGTTTATTTTTACAAATTATTTTTTACGGATAAATCAATTTCAAAAAAAATGTTAATCTTGAAATAA
- a CDS encoding ferritin yields MLSKKIEEALNDQLNKEMYSSYLYLSMAAYFENKNLTGMSSWMKLQSQEESIHAMKFYDYILKLGGKVKLGKLDAPENEWKSPKEVFENSLKHEQFISESIHKLFDLATQENHHPTKSFLQWFIDEQVEEENSVQQVVENFSLIGDDKAALFMLDRELGSRTNSPSESA; encoded by the coding sequence ATGTTATCAAAAAAAATTGAAGAAGCGTTAAACGATCAGCTAAATAAGGAGATGTATTCTTCATATTTATATTTATCAATGGCGGCTTATTTTGAAAATAAAAATTTAACAGGAATGTCAAGTTGGATGAAACTTCAATCACAGGAAGAATCAATTCACGCAATGAAATTTTATGATTACATTTTAAAATTAGGCGGCAAGGTAAAACTTGGTAAATTAGACGCGCCGGAAAATGAATGGAAATCGCCGAAAGAAGTTTTCGAAAATTCTCTTAAACACGAGCAGTTCATTTCTGAAAGCATTCATAAATTATTTGATTTAGCAACTCAGGAAAATCATCATCCAACCAAAAGTTTTCTTCAGTGGTTTATTGATGAACAGGTAGAAGAAGAAAATTCAGTTCAGCAGGTTGTTGAAAATTTTAGTTTAATTGGTGATGATAAGGCGGCTTTATTTATGTTGGATAGAGAATTGGGCTCTAGAACCAATTCCCCAAGCGAATCAGCTTAG
- the rpmB gene encoding 50S ribosomal protein L28, which produces MSRRCELTGVEPIFGSSISHAHNKTKRRFLPNLHKKRIWVKELNKFVTVKISSKGLKTLAKNGTSELAKLVHEKKIKA; this is translated from the coding sequence ATGTCAAGACGATGTGAATTAACCGGTGTTGAGCCAATTTTTGGAAGCAGTATTTCTCACGCCCATAATAAAACGAAACGCCGATTTCTTCCAAATTTACACAAAAAAAGAATTTGGGTTAAAGAACTAAATAAATTTGTTACAGTTAAAATTAGTTCCAAAGGTTTGAAAACATTGGCAAAAAACGGAACTTCGGAATTGGCAAAATTAGTTCATGAAAAGAAAATTAAAGCTTAA
- a CDS encoding peptidase yields MAKNLLFIIIISLSLLTCKENNENKDLENMEEKISQYSVTEIKYDKNLLDDNQKIIVEKLYRAAKIIDEIFLDQVYSKNNEIKQDLENSEQPIDKLKLAYFNINFGPFDRLDHNKSFIDSVIKPLGANFYPEDMTKEEFENWIKAHPEEQKSFTSEFSVIRRDGNKLRSIPYFINYRDKLSKISALLREAADYAENPTLKNYLLLRADAFKTDDFFKSDIAWMDLKDHKIEIVIGPYEVYEDELFNYKASYECFLTIVDPAETKKLETFAKYLDEMENNLPIDNEYKNFKRGSDSPIIVVQQIYNAGDAKAGSQTLAFNLPNDENVRKIKGSKKVMLKNIHEAKFEKLLKPIAKSVLDNAQLKYVTFDGFFTHTLMHEMSHGIGPGFIKVNGKETEVKKELKETYSKIEECKADILGMFNNKLLIENGVLTKEFENEMWVTFLAGIFRSVRFGISEAHGASNAIIYNFILEKGGYEYDSKTKKVKVNLEKIYPALTQLVNKVLMIQATGDYYGAKQLIADYGKVTETIKILTDKLVNLPVDIKPVFQIEKELN; encoded by the coding sequence ATGGCTAAAAATTTATTATTTATAATAATTATTTCGCTTAGTTTATTAACGTGTAAAGAAAACAATGAAAATAAGGATTTAGAAAACATGGAAGAAAAAATTTCTCAATATTCTGTAACTGAAATTAAATATGATAAGAATTTATTAGATGACAATCAGAAAATAATTGTTGAAAAGTTATACAGAGCTGCAAAAATAATAGACGAAATATTTTTAGATCAAGTTTATTCAAAAAATAATGAAATTAAACAAGATTTGGAAAATTCAGAGCAACCAATAGATAAATTGAAACTTGCCTACTTTAATATAAATTTTGGACCATTCGACAGATTGGACCATAATAAGTCATTCATAGATTCTGTAATAAAACCGCTTGGCGCAAATTTCTATCCCGAAGATATGACAAAAGAGGAATTTGAAAATTGGATTAAAGCGCATCCGGAGGAACAAAAAAGTTTTACCAGTGAATTTTCGGTTATCCGTCGCGACGGAAACAAATTAAGATCAATTCCCTATTTTATAAACTATCGTGATAAACTTTCAAAAATATCTGCCTTGCTCAGAGAAGCTGCGGATTATGCTGAAAATCCAACTTTAAAAAATTATTTGCTTTTAAGAGCAGATGCTTTTAAAACTGATGATTTCTTTAAGAGCGATATTGCATGGATGGATTTAAAAGATCATAAAATTGAAATTGTAATTGGACCTTATGAAGTTTATGAAGACGAATTATTCAACTATAAAGCAAGTTACGAATGTTTTTTAACGATTGTAGATCCCGCGGAGACCAAAAAACTTGAAACATTTGCAAAATACTTGGATGAAATGGAAAATAATTTACCTATAGACAATGAATATAAAAATTTCAAAAGAGGAAGTGATTCACCGATTATTGTCGTTCAACAAATTTATAATGCTGGAGATGCTAAAGCCGGAAGCCAAACTTTAGCTTTTAATTTGCCAAATGATGAAAATGTAAGAAAGATAAAAGGTTCAAAAAAAGTAATGCTTAAAAATATTCATGAAGCAAAATTTGAAAAATTACTTAAGCCAATTGCCAAAAGCGTTTTGGATAATGCTCAACTAAAATATGTCACATTCGACGGGTTCTTTACGCATACTTTAATGCATGAAATGTCTCACGGGATTGGACCCGGGTTTATTAAAGTTAACGGAAAAGAAACCGAAGTTAAAAAAGAGCTTAAAGAGACCTATTCGAAAATTGAAGAATGTAAAGCCGATATTTTAGGAATGTTCAATAATAAGCTTCTTATTGAAAATGGTGTTTTGACAAAGGAATTTGAAAATGAAATGTGGGTTACTTTTTTAGCCGGAATTTTTAGATCTGTAAGATTTGGCATAAGCGAAGCCCATGGAGCAAGCAATGCAATTATCTATAATTTCATTCTTGAAAAAGGCGGATATGAATATGACAGTAAAACAAAAAAAGTAAAAGTAAATTTAGAAAAGATTTATCCCGCGTTAACACAATTGGTTAATAAAGTATTAATGATACAAGCAACCGGTGATTATTACGGCGCAAAGCAATTAATAGCCGATTACGGAAAAGTTACCGAAACTATTAAAATATTGACTGATAAACTTGTTAATCTTCCTGTGGATATTAAGCCGGTATTTCAAATTGAAAAAGAATTAAATTAG